A single genomic interval of Hydractinia symbiolongicarpus strain clone_291-10 chromosome 8, HSymV2.1, whole genome shotgun sequence harbors:
- the LOC130654933 gene encoding nudC domain-containing protein 2-like isoform X2, whose translation MAANFEEKSGLITTTTEWGNWGQTIEDVLIEINVKSGTSPKVIKCVFKHKEIYVSVDKNVILQGNLFGGIVKDEAVWTLEDKKLLRIILPKSHKDASNCWKSLFSTNEYAVDSYTFQEMEKKLTLERFQTE comes from the exons ATGGCTGCAAACTTTGAAGAAAAATCTGGTTTGATCACAACCACAACAGAATGGGGAAATTGGGGTCAAACGATAGAAGATGTGCTTATTGAAATCAATGTTAAAAGTGGTACAAGTCCCAAGGTTATTAAATGCGTTTTTAAGCACAAGGAAATTTACGTTTCCGTGGACAAAAATGTAATATTACAG GGTAATCTCTTTGGTGGAATAGTGAAGGATGAAGCAGTATGGACACTTG AGGATAAAAAGTTGTTAAGGATAATCTTGCCCAAAAGTCACAAAGATGCCTCGAACTGTTGGAAGTCTTTATTTTCCACTAATGAATATGCAGTAGATTCATACAccttccaagaaatggaaaaaaAGTTGACGTTAGAAAGATTTCAAACAGAG taa
- the LOC130654933 gene encoding nudC domain-containing protein 2-like isoform X1, protein MAANFEEKSGLITTTTEWGNWGQTIEDVLIEINVKSGTSPKVIKCVFKHKEIYVSVDKNVILQGNLFGGIVKDEAVWTLEDKKLLRIILPKSHKDASNCWKSLFSTNEYAVDSYTFQEMEKKLTLERFQTENPGFDFSKAEVSGNFQGGGPQFYKR, encoded by the exons ATGGCTGCAAACTTTGAAGAAAAATCTGGTTTGATCACAACCACAACAGAATGGGGAAATTGGGGTCAAACGATAGAAGATGTGCTTATTGAAATCAATGTTAAAAGTGGTACAAGTCCCAAGGTTATTAAATGCGTTTTTAAGCACAAGGAAATTTACGTTTCCGTGGACAAAAATGTAATATTACAG GGTAATCTCTTTGGTGGAATAGTGAAGGATGAAGCAGTATGGACACTTG AGGATAAAAAGTTGTTAAGGATAATCTTGCCCAAAAGTCACAAAGATGCCTCGAACTGTTGGAAGTCTTTATTTTCCACTAATGAATATGCAGTAGATTCATACAccttccaagaaatggaaaaaaAGTTGACGTTAGAAAGATTTCAAACAGAG aatCCTGGTTTTGACTTCAGTAAAGCAGAAGTTAGTGGAAATTTCCAAGGTGGAGGGCCGCAATTTTATAAAAGATAA
- the LOC130654922 gene encoding nuclear receptor subfamily 2 group C member 1-like, with amino-acid sequence MDSCKTAMWLVSHSVWFDKLHVNWILQKQLECYYKSTNMAAVSDESFSLFRNPNLLQSRGYNPNVICTTSNGHTDLGRIQAFLSPNDKHRIKTEQQSADFFSLMRPTMDPNLQQMSPRNNTGYPGKKETRYEDNEDKVCQICSDRATGKHYKVFSCEGCKNFFRRSVRKNVKYVCPAYGKCPVHKDQRTRCKACRLKKCLKAGMRKEAVQCERKPLMIPSPSGRHGREKNKTIGLDYQTSSDESEEDPPKKMLKTSTSNSPPLNLAPSSNEYKHFRNDANTMERFASTSESSQKSPTLSQDATESSAFESKSISSNVTFKKENSPNLQTTQENIESDVFAPPLEKFKQGYQQSDNVDTIVDVESVSGSKDVDTRQQELKQLHILTGNKLFKLEPPSISTTDVGYLYEMSTRLLFATLDWVQGLSCFQQLHHIDQFNLLLNKWYSLFILGIAQYSSMFPVSTMLFLANSSQNNENARNNPPPLRWSTFVKLKDVVMNGSLNLKLSKEVYDYMKIITLFDKDIPGSIDKDFILQTCLRSQSSLEKILTETSRQENGENIRDRILLVLDCVNNLHKMEVTQTFFAPILRQTSIEFIIQKVLTVKTTRSPHL; translated from the exons ATGGATTCGTGTAAAACTGCAATGTGGCTTGTCTCGCATTCAGTCTGGTTCGATAAGTTGCACGTGAACTGGATTCTGCAGAAGCAGCTAGAGTGTTACTACAAAAG CACAAACATGGCTGCTGTATCAGATGAAAGCTTTTCTCTGttcag AAATCCTAACTTACTTCAATCGCGTGGATATAACCCGAATGTAATATGTACAACCAGTAATGGTCACACTGACTTGGGAAGAATACAAGCTTTCCTCAGTCCGAACGATAAGCATCGTATAAAGACAGAACAGCAAAGTGCGGATTTTTTTAGTTTAATGAGGCCGACCATGGATCCGAACCTACAGCAAATGTCACCACGCAACAACACGGGTTACCCAGGCAAAAAAGAGACAAGATATGAGGATAACGAAGACAAAGTTTGTCAGATCTGTAGTGATCGAGCAACGGGTAAAcattataaagttttttcatGCGAAGGGTGCAAAAACTTTTTTCGAAGAAGCGTTCGAAAGAATGTAAAATATGTTTGTCCTGCTTATGGAAAATGTCCTGTACATAAAGACCAAAGAACGAGATGTAAAGCATGCAGAttaaagaaatgtttaaaagCTGGTATGAGAAAAGAAG cggTTCAATGTGAACGAAAACCGTTAATGATTCCGTCACCATCTGGTCGTCATGGCagggaaaaaaacaaaacaataggcTTGGATTACCAGACAAGTTCTGATGAAAGTGAAGAAGACCCCccaaagaaaatgttaaaaacttcaacttCCAATTCACCACCTCTTAACCTTGCACCTTCATCGAACGAATACAAACATTTTCGAAACGATGCTAACACGATGGAAAGATTTGCAAGCACCTCTGAAAGCAGTCAAAAAAGTCCAACATTATCTCAAGACGCAACTGAATCCTCTGCATTTGAGTCAAAATCAATATCTTCCAACGTAACATTTAAAAAGGAAAACTCTCCGAATTTACAGACGACGCAAGAAAACATAGAGTCGGATGTGTTCGCTCCAcctttagaaaaatttaaacaaggCTATCAACAATCCGATAACGTCGACACTATTGTTGACGTCGAGAGTGTAAGTGGCAGTAAGGACGTCGACACGAGACAGCAAGAGTTAAAACAACTGCATATCTTGACGGGAAACAAGTTATTCAAACTCGAACCTCCTAGTATATCAACCACCGATGTTGGATATCTATACGAAATGTCGACAAGGTTGTTATTTGCTACGCTGGACTGGGTGCAAGGACTTTCCTGTTTCCAACAACTTCATCATATCGACCAGtttaatttgttattaaataagtGGTACTCGCTATTTATTCTTGGAATAGCGCAATACTCTTCCATGTTTCCAGTGTCTACCATGTTGTTTTTGGCAAACTCGAGTCAAAATAACGAGAATGCTCGCAATAATCCGCCACCTCTACGATGGAGTACATTTGTGAAGTTAAAGGACGTCGTAATGAATGGAAGTTTGAACTTGAAGCTTTCAAAGGAAGTTTATGATTATATGAAGATCATAACATTGTTCgacaaag atATTCCTGGATCAATAGACAAGGACTTTATTCTCCAAACATGCTTGAGATCACAATCATCTTTAGAGAAAATATTAACCGAGACTTCAAGACAAGAAAACGGAGAAAATATACGAGACAGAATTTTGCTTGTCTTAGATTGCGTTAATAATCTGCATAAGATGGAAGTGACACAGACATTTTTTGCACCCATATTGAGACAAACCTCAATAGAATTTATCATACAAAAGGTTTTAACTGTGAAAACAACGAGATCGCCGCATCTTTAA